A window of Candidatus Nitrospira allomarina genomic DNA:
GGAGAAGGGCCGAAAACCTCTACGGTCATTACTTCCAATACGATGACGGCCAGTAGCGAAAAAAACCAAGCCATTTTTAAGGGATCGGTCAAAATGGTTCAAGGTGAATTAGTAGTACATTCTGATGTGATGATCGTGTACTTTAAGGAAAAGTCAGCCTCAGATCTCTCTTCGTCCACACCTTCAGGAGCCCAATCAGAATCGGGGAAAGAAATTGGTTATATTGAAGCGAAGGGTAAGGTTAGAATTGAAAAAGGAGAAAGTCGGGCTACTAGTCAACATGCTTTGTATTACAAGGCAGAGGAAAAGGTTATCTTGACTGGATCTCCAGTGGCCTGGCAGGCCGGGACTAGGATTAGTGGTCCAAAGATGACCATGTTTTTAAAAGAAAACCGGAGCGTGGTGGAAGGTGGCACCCAAGTGATTATTGAAGAATCAGAGAAAAATTAAAAATTGTAGGAGTGTCAAATTGGATTGATAGGGTCGTTTAGAGTATTTCAAAGTGCTCACAAAAAAATGTCTTTTAGATTGTGACTGAAAATGGTTGGCCCACGAATTCATGGTGTAATCGAACAGTAAAATGCCTGATAGTTGTTCATTAAGTTGATCCCCAGTACTCGCCATGGTCAGTAACAGCACGAGTGAATTAGGAAACTCCAATGCCTGAAGCAGTAGCGAAGTCTCTTCACAAAATTTTCGCCAAAGATTTAAAAAAGAGTTTTAAGGGTCGTCAAGTCGTTAGAGGCGTCAGTTTGGAGTTGTTGGGAGGAGAAGTTGTTGGCCTTCTTGGACCTAATGGTGCTGGTAAGACTACAATTTTCGATATGGTCGTAGGGCTCTGTCAACCAGATCATGGGGAAATATTTCTCAACAACCATGAAATCACTGCCCTGCCGATGTACAAGCGAGCAAGGCAAGGAATTGGTTACCTGCCCCAAGAAGCCTCAATTTTTCGGCGGCTTTCTGTTGAGGACAATGTGTTAGCTGTATTGGAGACCTTAGATCTTTCCACCTCTTCCCGAAAAACCAGATTAGATGAATTGTTAGAGGAATTGGATCTGACTCGGCTTCGTACGCATGGTTCCTTTACTCTCTCAGGTGGAGAACGTCGACGATTGGAGATTACGCGAGCCTTAGCTACGAACCCAAAATTTTTACTCCTAGATGAACCATTTGCCGGTATTGATCCAATTGCGGTGGGAGATATTCAAGATATTTTGACCAATTTAAAAAAGAAAAATATCGGCATTCTGATTACAGACCACAATGTCCAAGACACGCTTTCCATTACCGACCGAGCCTATATAATAAGCGAAGGAACCATTTTAGAAAGTGGTCCACCTGATGTCATTGTCAATAGTCCAAAAGCCAGGGCTGTCTACCTGGGCGAGCGCTTCAAAATGTTCCAATAACGAGGAAGTGGGTTTCTGCAATGGATCTTCGGTTAGACCTTCGGTTATCTCAAAAGTTGGTGATGACCCCCCAACTGCAACAGGCGATTAAGCTGTTGCAACTCTCTCGGTTAGAGCTTCAGCAGGTGTTGGCTCAACACTTAGTAGAAAATCCTCTCTTAGAAGATTTGGCATTGGAATCCCTGGAGGAAGAAGCTTCGGTAGGGGAGGAGCACTCAGAGCCGGCGAAAGTGTCTGATGCCGAAAGTGAGGCTTCAGGTGAGGGCGCAGAAATCCAACCCACCGTCAAGGAAGGTGAGCCATTGTCCTCGGAAGAATGGGACAATATTTTAGGGAATGACTGGCGGCCTGCTCAGCGGGATGAAGCTTACTCGGGAGATGAAGAATTTCCTTCATATGAGCAAACGCTCACCAAACCAACTTCTCTTGAAGAGCATCTAGATTGGCAACTCCGGCTCTCTTCTCTCGCAGGTGATGACCGGGATATTGGCAGAATGATTATTGGCAATTTGGATGAAGACGGGTATATGCGCGTGCCCCTTCCCGAATTAGCTGAAGACGCCAAATGCTCTGTTGAACATGTTGAAGAAGTGCTCCGCCAGATTCAGCAATTTGATCCTCCAGGAGTGGCGGCACGGGATTTAGCAGAATGTTTATTGATCCAACTGGATCATCTGCAACATGATGAGACTGAATTCACCTCTCATCTGCATACGGCGGTACCGATGAATGTGGTGGCTGCTATTCTGAAAGATCATTTAGTCGATCTTCAGAAAAAACGGTATCTGTCTGTGGCCAAGACATTGAACGTAACTCTGGATGAAGTCTATGAAGCTGTCCGGGTGATAGAGAGTTTAGAGCCGAAGCCAGGGCGCCCCTATTTTTCGGATAGTAACTCGATTATTATTCCGGATGTCTACGTCGTCAAGTATGAAGGGGAGTGGGTCGTGTTGTTGAATGATGATGGTCTCCCTCGATTGAGAATTAGTCCATATTATCGGAGACTCCTTTCCCATTCAGGAGAAGATGCTGGGAACACGAAAAACTATCTTGAGGAGAAATTGAAAGGCGCACAATGGATTATTCGGAGCATTGATCAGCGTAACAAAACGATTGTGAAAGTCGTCAAAAGCCTGGTCAAGTTTCAAGAAGCGTTTTTGGAAAAAGGCGTTCAGTATCTTCGGCCATTGGTCTTGAAGCAGGTGGCCGAAGATGTGGGTATGCATGAGTCCACAATAAGCCGGGTGACGACCAATAAATATTTGCATTGCCCTCAGGGCATTCTTGAACTGAAATTCTTTTTTAATGCAGGGATTCAACGGGCTGACAACCGTGGAGAGGATATGTCCTCCGTCACTGTTCGTGAGATGATTCGGGAGATGGTGGCACAAGAAGATGCAGCCAATCCGTTGAAAGATCAAGAGATCGTCTCCAGGCTTCGTCACAAAAATATCTTGATTGCTCGTCGAACTGTAGCTAAATATCGAGCTGAATTACATATTGCTTCTGCTAGCCAACGAAAGCGAATTCCCACATAATTTTATACAGCGGACTTCAGGCCCTAGACCCAATTGTGAAATTTTCAGATAATTGTTCTCATTGAGTTCCTGCTAACCTGAAGGGTCAAAGAGTAGGCCCATGCCCGATGATTGTGAAAGCGTCATGATGCCGAAGGAAATTCCTGAATCTTCTTTGAAAAGTGATCCGTTGCCTCTTCAATTGATGATGGTGACGGGGACATCGGGATCTGGCAAGACCCAAGCCTTGAAGTGTTTGGAAGATTTAGGCTTTTTCTGTGTGGATAATCTTCCGCCGGCCTTATTTCAAAAATTCACTGAATTGTGTATCCAGCCAGACAAAGACGTGAAGAAGGTGGCCTTGGGGATTGATATTCGTGAGCGGGCTTTCTTTGAAGATTTATTAAGCAATCTCGAAGCCTTGCAAAGTGATGGCTGTCACGTTGAATTGCTCTTTTTAGAGGCACAGGATGATATATTAGTCAGGCGTTTTTCTGAATCACGGCGTCCGCATCCTTTACTCCCACATCGGCCGATTATTGAGGGAATTCAATTAGAGCGTGAACGGCTACAAAGCCTTCGGGCTAGGGCCCATCGCGTTCTGGATACGTCAGAATTTTCCGTCCACGACCTTAAAGCCTGGATCATTAAACATTATCGAGAACGGGGTGAAGGACAAGCCCTGAAAATTAGTCTCATGAGTTTTGGCTATAAATTCGGGGTGCCCTTCGATGTGGACATGGTATTTGATGTTCGATTCCTTCGCAATCCTCATTTCGTGCCCGACCTTCAGCCATTAACGGGTGAACACGCCGATATTCAACGCTTTGTCTTGGACACGAGGGAGGCTAAGGTCTTTCTCGAGCACTTGAAGGAATTATTTACTTTTTTGTTGCCATTGTTCGAAAGGGAACAACGAAGTTATGTCACCGTTGCTTTTGGGTGTACGGGCGGGCGGCATCGGTCGGTGGCGATCGTCCTAAGCATGAAAGATACTTTGAAAACATTGGGCTATGACGTCACGATTCACCATCGAGAAATTTCAAAAGAGGCTACACCAGGGTAGTTCCCCTTCTTCCTTAAGTAGACTTTTCGCCAGAATCAGATCCTACAAGTTCAAAGTTTTCTGTATTTAACCTCTGCTTTTTGGAATCTTTATCTGAAATAAGATTCTGACCCATCATCATGCAGTATTGAATCATTGAGCCATTTCCAATATAAGGGGAATGGAACTCGTGGTGTCCTGCAGACATATGGTGAGTGCCTCCAGTTAAAACGATTCACAAATCTAGGTAAAAATATGACATCATATTGGGGGATGGCATATAAAGGGAAAATCCCGATAAAACCCAATTGAGGTCAAGAGCCCTTTGCCGATTATTGTTGGACTGAAAAGGATGAACAAAATCTGGGGAGGCATTGTAGAAAGGGTCAGAGGATTTTCGTGGAAAAGCCAGAATGTAACAGGCGTGGATGTGGGGTCTCGAGTGTTGAAGGCGGTGACTCTACAGCCGGGCCATACCTCCCCTATCCTAAAAGGTATTGTGCTTGAATCTCTTCCCTACACACTTAATCCAAATCCTCAAACTGATCTGGAGGATGACCGACGTCTAGTCCAATTTCTTCGAAGACAGTTATCTCCTTTTCCTCGTGCGGTGGGTATAACAATTTCGAGTCCCCACGTCTTGTTGAAGAGACTGACGCTTCCCTATATGTCGGAAAAGGATCTTCGAGAACACCTAGCTTTGGAGCTTGACCGGTATATCCCTCTTGATGTTCAAGGTGCAGTGTGGGACGTGTATCGACACAAAGATTCTGAGGTCCTGGGCAACGAACAAAATCAGACAGTTCTCGTTGTAGCAAAAAAGGAATTCATAGAGGCGCGAATGCAACAATTTGAAGGGCAAGGGATGCACGTCCGTTTTGTCGATGTGGATGCCTTTTCACTTGTGAATATGGTTGCCTACAACTATGGACGTGAGGAAACGTGGATGATTATTCATCTCGGACCAACCGGCATTCTTTCGGTGATGATGGAAGAAGGGCGCCTTGTGCATATGCATCAAGTATCCTACGAGGTCGAGTGGTATGGAGACCTGCTTGACGGGGTGCAAGCGGCTGTAGCATCGGCGGGTGATGGGTTTAAGTTAGGGGCCTCGGAAACTTTACTCCTTGAACAATTTTTCAACGAAATAATTAAGCAGGTCATCGAAAGTATCAAGTATGCTTCAGAAGGAACTGACATGGGAATGGTGCAGGGCGTGTTCCTGTCAGGAGGATATTCGATGCTGGAGGGACTTCAATCCAGACTCGCTGATTCCTTGCACGTCTCTGTAACCCTGGTTAACCCGTTTAAAAAAATCACGGTTCCTCAGGAGATGCAACAGGATTCTCGCTTTCAGAAAGCTTTGCCGTTATTTGGTGTTGCGGTTGGAGCGGCATTGCGTGGGGCAATCCCTCATGATTGAAATTAATTTGGCTCGTTCACTTCAGCGGCAAGCAAATCCCCAAGAGAAATCAAGACTGTTATGTTGGCTAGTGGGTGTGGCGGTATTTGTGGGATTTGGAGTGGCGAGTTGGTGGTGGACGCAATCTTTGCAAGAACAAGTTGATGCATTGATTCAAGAAAAAACAATCAAAATGCAGGATCTTGCTCAGATAAAGGAAAGCCTCGATAAACTGCAGCTTTTTCATGAACAAAAAGTCCTCCTTAGGACCTTCATTGAGCAGTTCAGTGATCAGGAGAGAGAAAAGGCTTGGCCGGTGAAATTGCTGGATGGAGTCAGTCGAAATGTTGAAAAGCTTGATATCTGGTTGGAGCGGGTACAACTTGAATCACGGGTGGTGGAATTGCGGGGACAATCATTGGCATTAGAAGATATCGGTAAATTTATGGAGGGGTTGGAGAACGATGGAATTATCGTGCGTTTACCTGTAGTGGAAATTCTTGATCACCCAGGAGGAGAATCAGACGTCTTTCCCTTTTTGATCCGTTTTGTCTGGGATCAACAGGTGACTACATGATGGCACAGTGGAAGTCATTATCCCTTTGGTGTCGATTCGGTCTCCTGTTTGGGGTGATGCTGGTCTGTCTTTTGGGTATGCACCTCGTGGTGTGGGATCCGATGAATGACTCGATTAAGCAGTTGCAAGAGGAAGTTTCTCGCCTAGCTCAGGAGAGTCGAGGACTCAACAAAAAAACAGAATCACTAAATATCATAGAGAAGGAAGTCAACAGCTTGCGTGATAATTTAGCCACTCGAGTTCATCACTTTCCAGAAAACATAGAATCAAAGATTTTTCGAAGGGATGTCATCGAAATTGCGAAACGAAGAAATGTGACCGTTCGGGTGTGGAAACCTGAACGTCCTTTGACCGAGCTTCAGCATTCTGAATTTTCGATACCCATTGCCCTCAGAGTAGAAGGGAATTTCCAGGGGACCGTTCAATTTTTGGATGACTTGCGACAGCTTGCATGGGTTGAACGTATTTCTTCTATTACCCTGGCAGGAAGGCCAGACAACGAAAATTCACCTCTCGTCAGCACGAATCTGGTGATGCACGGGTTAACTCCCTTAGGTATTGAACATGTTCAGCAGCTGCTTAAAGCTTAATCCAACCGATCAATGTCAGACGGGATTGCGAGATTCTGGAGTCATAGACATTCGATGCAGGGTCTCCACAATGTCTGCCTACTTGAGAGGGTTCGTGTGCTACTCGATCTGTGTTGGGATTGTGCTAAATTGGGGGGGGGTAATGTGTGTGGTGGCCGCGGAAGGCGCCTCCTCATCGACTTCTTACCTAAATCGGCAAGTTAGCTCCAGCCTCATTGAGGACAATTCCCGACGAAATAAGGGGACTCGTCGAGACCCTTTCAAGCGGATACCTCAGCCTCGTCTGTCAAAACCTAAAGTTACGGCGCCATCAGAAAAGGACTCGAAAATTGTTCCCTTGCCGAATAATCCAGATTGGAGACTTCTCGGTGTGATACATGGCCGTGATGGGCACCAGGCGATCATTCAAATATCTCCATCGAAGCGAGTGCTGGTCCAAACGGGATCTGAACTCGCTCGATCAGGATGGACGATTAAGACCATAAGTAGGGAGGAGGTGCTACTTGAGTACCTCTCCTCAGCCGCTTCATTGAAGGGGGCTTCCTCGCGAAGAACCTTCATTCTTTCCTTTCCCACCATCAAATAATCATTATGAATATTCTGGTTGAGAAAGCCTGAAAAAACCTTCATAATCTGTACTCTGAGAGTCCGGCGGAGGTTTGGTTCCGCAATGGGAGCTGGTGATTGATGATTACCCGTGTTAAGTGGGACTTGTTTACCGGCATGAGTATTTAATGCGCCAAAAAGGAATGCCATGTTGCGATATTTAAATGCAGGGGAATCTCATGGAAGAGGTCTAATGGCTGTGGTAGAAGGGGTTCCGTCTGGATTACCGGTCACGGCCGAAGGAATTAATGTGGATTTGATTCGCCGACAGGGGGGATATGGGCGTGGCGGTCGGATGCGAATTGAAAAGGACCGGATTGAATTTATTTGTGGAGTTCGAAAAGGGAAAACTTTGGGAAATCCGCTAGGACTGTTGATCTGGAATAAAGATTGGGAAAACTGGAAAGACATCATGGCGTCCGAACCTGGTCCCCCTTCCACTGAACGAGTGGTGACTCGTCCACGGCCGGGCCATGCAGATTTGGTCGGAGCCATCAAATATGGTCATAGCGATATCCGCAATGTGCTGGAAAAGGCCAGTGCCAGAGAAACAGCGATTAGGGTTGCCATTGGTGGCGTGGCGAAATCATTGCTGGCCGAGTTTGGCATGCGAGTGGTCAGTTATACCATGGACATTGGAGGGGTTGCAGCTCCCCGTCCGAATGATCCGTTGTTGGCGTATGAGCATGCAGAACAATCTGAGGTGCGATGCCATGACCCTGAGACGGCAAAAAAAATGGTTGAACAGATTCGGGCAGCCAAGCATAAAGGAGATTCCTTAGGCGGCATTTTTGAGGTTGTGGTCACGAACGTTCCGATCGGGTTGGGAACCTATGCTCAATGGGATCGCCGCCTAAGTGCTCGCTTGGCATTTGCTGCGATGAGTATTCAAGCGATGAAGGGCGTAGAAATTGGAATGGGATTTGAGTCTGCCCGCCGTTTTGGATCTGAAGTGCATGACGATATTTATTTCGACAAAGCCAGAGGACAATTTACCAGAAAATCGAACAATGCCGGTGGGTTGGAAGGCGGCATTACGAATGGCCAACCGATCGTTCTACGAGTGGCCATGAAACCCATCGCGACTCTCTATACTCCCAAAGACAGCGTGGACATCGAAACAAAAGAACCGTTTGAGGCCACGGTAGAGCGCTCAGATATTTGCACTGTTCCGGCTGCCGGCGTCGTGGGCGAAGCGGTGATTGCCTATGAAATGGCCAATGCCCTGATTGAAAAATTTGGTGGAGATACGTTGGATGAAATGAAAAGAAACTTTGAGGCTTACCAAGAGTATGTCCGCACGTTTTAATCCTTTTGCCTTGCACTCCTCTCGTGGCAGGTTTCTATCCTTATCTTGGAATAAAACTGCTTTGTGGTGATTTCCGATAGATGAAGACCTCTGAATTCTCGAAACATGTTCCGGTTTCATTGGGAGATCGGAGTTATCAAGTCCTTATTCAATCTCATATTCTGTCTCAAATAGGCCGTGTGCTTCAGGATGTTGGATTGTCAGGGCGAGTTGCCGTTGTGACCAATCCAGTCGTCAATAAACTCTATGGGCGGCAAGTTTTCCGTGCCTTAAAACGTTGTGGATTTTCTCCATTTCTTGTGGTGATACCCGATGGAGAAAAGGCCAAATCCATGCATTGGCTATCAAAGATACTGGATGAACTGGTTACCCAACGACTTGAACGCCAGGAAGTGGTGTTAGCGTTAGGTGGAGGGGTCGTGGGAGATGTGGCGGGGTTTGCGGCCTCAGTTTATCTGCGTGGCGTTTCATTTGTCCAAGTGCCGACGACATTGGTGGCTCAAGTAGATTCAAGCGTGGGTGGGAAAACAGGGGTCAACCATCCAATGGGGAAAAATTTGATCGGGGCGTTTTATCAGCCACGTGTCGTGGTTATTGATCCGCAGACTTTGCAATCTCTTCCAAAACGTGAATGGGTAGCAGGGTTAGCGGAGGTGATTAAGTACGGCATGATTGCGGATCCGAATTTTTTTGAATATTTAGAACAACACGTCGATGCCTTACGCGAACAAGCAGAGGATGTCATCCCGACCGTCATTCGGCGGTGTTGTGAAATTAAAGCTGAAGTCGTGGGTGGAGATGAACGGGAATCAGGACGCAGACGCATTTTGAATTATGGCCACACCGTAGGGCATGCACTGGAAACCTGGGGTCGTTATAGAACATGGATTCATGGAGAAGCGGTGGGGATTGGCATGGTGCAGGAAGCCGCCATGGCACATTTTTTAGGTTTGTGTACGAAGGAGCTGGTTGAGCGGCAACGCGACTTGATTCAGGATGTTGGGTTGCCGGTTGCCATGCCTTCCATGACGTTTATAGATCTCTGGGGGGCCATGCAACACGACAAAAAGGTCGTAAAGGGACAAATCAATTGTGTGGTACCCACCACAATCGGGAAGGTCAAGATCGTTCCCCTGGTTCGACAACGTATTCGCCAATGGTTTACTGCCAGTCAGTCCTCTCGTGGGAAACGATTGGAACCTGTTCCACAGGCAGTGAACCGTCCACATCTATCCAAGAAAAAATAGCATGGCTCCGATCCGTCCTTCGACTATGGAAGACCTCAAGCACCTTGTTCGGGAGCGGACCCGTGAAGTGCAGATTCTTCACCGAATCAGCGAATCCATCAGTAGTACTTTGGAGCTGGAAACGGTATTAAAGCAAATCGTGGAAGTGGTTGTGGAAGTGACGAAGGGGGATGCCTGTCTATTGTATTTGATCTCTGAAACAACAGACGAGCTTATTTTGCGTGCATCGAAAAATCCTCATCCCCGTCTTATCGGGCGTATATCCATCGGTTTGGGAGAAGGGATTACCGGGTGGGTGGCACGGGAAAAAATTCCCGTGGTGATTCCTCGCAATGCAAGTGATGACGCCAGATTTAAGTTTTTTCATCGTCTCCCGGAAGACCGCTATCAGGCGTTTGTGTCCGTTCCCATTACAAGTAAGGGGAAAATGGTCGGTGTCATCAATGTTCAGCATAAGCGGTCAAAGCGGTATGCGGAAGAGACGCTCGCGCTCTTACTGACCATCGCTAATCAAGTCGGCGGCGCCATTGCCAATGCCAGATTGTACGATGATATGCGCCAAAAAGCGCGTCGACTTGAAACGCTTTCACAAGTATCGGAAACGGTGGCTTCTAATCGACTGATCGAGGATGTGCTGCAATTAATTGTCACCATGACGGCTCAGCTGATGAATTCAAAAATTTGCTCGATCATGCTTGTCGACCAGGATTCGGGAGAATTGCGTATTGCAGCCACTCAAAGCCTGAGTGATGCGTACCGGCGGAAGCCACCGTTGAAAGTTGGGCAGAGCATGAGCGGTCGAGCGGTGCAGGATCACCATCCGGTGTATGTCCCGGATGTGAAGGCAGAAGATGGATATTTTTATCGGGATTTGGCGAAACAGGAAGGATTGCATTCATTATTGTCCATTCCCATGCTCATGAAGGAAAATCCGATTGGGGTTATCAATGTCTACACTTCCAGTTATCATGCGTTTTCAGATGAAGAGGTTACCACGCTTCAAGCCATTGCGAATCAATCTGCCGTCGCCATTGAGCACACTCGGCTTATGGAAAAGTCGTTTGAGATGCAAGAGGCTTTAGAAGTGCGAAAATTGGTAGAGCGTGCTAAAGGGTTTTTAATGGCGTCTAGGGGATTGTCAGAGCCTGAAGCATTTCGCCTTATGCAACGACAAAGCATGAATCTTCGAAAATCCATGAGGGAAATTGCCGATGCGATTATTCTCGCGGAGGAACTTCAACGGGCGACTCAATAAGCCTCCCTAGGAAGATTTATCATTGAAATAGGCATTTGAGGAGACATTCTTTGAACGGATTCTTCATTGCTTGTATAATATTTTGAGGGGCGGCAACGGCGTCTTCCCGTATATGTTAGCTTAAGGGACAATGGCGTCCTCGGTTCCGATGGGACAGAGGACGTTTTTTTTAACATGATGATTCGATTAGCGATGGTGCAGATGAATGCGGTGGTTGGGGATCTTGAGGGGAATACCCGCACCATTTGCGAATGGATCCGCGAGGCGAAGAAAGCCAAAGCGGATGTGGTTGTCTTTCCGGAGTTGGCCGTGTGTGGGTATCCTCCAGAAGATCTGCTCCTCATGCCGAAGTTTCTATTCGATATTAGTCGGATGCGGGACCGTATCACCAAAGTCACGACGGGAATTATGGCGGTAGTGGGAAGCGTGATTGAATCTGATCGTCCTGCTCAACATCCCCTCCGGGATCACGTACAAAATCGAAGGAAGCCCCTGAATGCGGCGTGGGTCCTGGTCAATGGTCAGGCGAAAAGATCGTATGCCAAATGCAAGCTCCCCAACTATGGGGTGTTTGACGAAGAACGGTATTTTCAACCGGGACAAACCAGTCCGGTCTACTGTCTGGGCCCGGTACGAATTGGAATCAATATTTGTGAAGACATATGGTTTGCTGATGGTCCGGCCAGTCGGCAGGCAGTATATGGTGGCGCTCACCTGGTTCTCAACATTAATGCCTCTCCTTATCACGTCGGAAAAACCCAAAATCGTGAACGCATGTTA
This region includes:
- the rapZ gene encoding RNase adapter RapZ, giving the protein MPDDCESVMMPKEIPESSLKSDPLPLQLMMVTGTSGSGKTQALKCLEDLGFFCVDNLPPALFQKFTELCIQPDKDVKKVALGIDIRERAFFEDLLSNLEALQSDGCHVELLFLEAQDDILVRRFSESRRPHPLLPHRPIIEGIQLERERLQSLRARAHRVLDTSEFSVHDLKAWIIKHYRERGEGQALKISLMSFGYKFGVPFDVDMVFDVRFLRNPHFVPDLQPLTGEHADIQRFVLDTREAKVFLEHLKELFTFLLPLFEREQRSYVTVAFGCTGGRHRSVAIVLSMKDTLKTLGYDVTIHHREISKEATPG
- the pilO gene encoding type 4a pilus biogenesis protein PilO; translation: MMAQWKSLSLWCRFGLLFGVMLVCLLGMHLVVWDPMNDSIKQLQEEVSRLAQESRGLNKKTESLNIIEKEVNSLRDNLATRVHHFPENIESKIFRRDVIEIAKRRNVTVRVWKPERPLTELQHSEFSIPIALRVEGNFQGTVQFLDDLRQLAWVERISSITLAGRPDNENSPLVSTNLVMHGLTPLGIEHVQQLLKA
- the rpoN gene encoding RNA polymerase factor sigma-54, yielding MDLRLDLRLSQKLVMTPQLQQAIKLLQLSRLELQQVLAQHLVENPLLEDLALESLEEEASVGEEHSEPAKVSDAESEASGEGAEIQPTVKEGEPLSSEEWDNILGNDWRPAQRDEAYSGDEEFPSYEQTLTKPTSLEEHLDWQLRLSSLAGDDRDIGRMIIGNLDEDGYMRVPLPELAEDAKCSVEHVEEVLRQIQQFDPPGVAARDLAECLLIQLDHLQHDETEFTSHLHTAVPMNVVAAILKDHLVDLQKKRYLSVAKTLNVTLDEVYEAVRVIESLEPKPGRPYFSDSNSIIIPDVYVVKYEGEWVVLLNDDGLPRLRISPYYRRLLSHSGEDAGNTKNYLEEKLKGAQWIIRSIDQRNKTIVKVVKSLVKFQEAFLEKGVQYLRPLVLKQVAEDVGMHESTISRVTTNKYLHCPQGILELKFFFNAGIQRADNRGEDMSSVTVREMIREMVAQEDAANPLKDQEIVSRLRHKNILIARRTVAKYRAELHIASASQRKRIPT
- the aroB gene encoding 3-dehydroquinate synthase, which gives rise to MKTSEFSKHVPVSLGDRSYQVLIQSHILSQIGRVLQDVGLSGRVAVVTNPVVNKLYGRQVFRALKRCGFSPFLVVIPDGEKAKSMHWLSKILDELVTQRLERQEVVLALGGGVVGDVAGFAASVYLRGVSFVQVPTTLVAQVDSSVGGKTGVNHPMGKNLIGAFYQPRVVVIDPQTLQSLPKREWVAGLAEVIKYGMIADPNFFEYLEQHVDALREQAEDVIPTVIRRCCEIKAEVVGGDERESGRRRILNYGHTVGHALETWGRYRTWIHGEAVGIGMVQEAAMAHFLGLCTKELVERQRDLIQDVGLPVAMPSMTFIDLWGAMQHDKKVVKGQINCVVPTTIGKVKIVPLVRQRIRQWFTASQSSRGKRLEPVPQAVNRPHLSKKK
- the lptB gene encoding LPS export ABC transporter ATP-binding protein, with amino-acid sequence MPEAVAKSLHKIFAKDLKKSFKGRQVVRGVSLELLGGEVVGLLGPNGAGKTTIFDMVVGLCQPDHGEIFLNNHEITALPMYKRARQGIGYLPQEASIFRRLSVEDNVLAVLETLDLSTSSRKTRLDELLEELDLTRLRTHGSFTLSGGERRRLEITRALATNPKFLLLDEPFAGIDPIAVGDIQDILTNLKKKNIGILITDHNVQDTLSITDRAYIISEGTILESGPPDVIVNSPKARAVYLGERFKMFQ
- a CDS encoding PilN domain-containing protein, whose translation is MIEINLARSLQRQANPQEKSRLLCWLVGVAVFVGFGVASWWWTQSLQEQVDALIQEKTIKMQDLAQIKESLDKLQLFHEQKVLLRTFIEQFSDQEREKAWPVKLLDGVSRNVEKLDIWLERVQLESRVVELRGQSLALEDIGKFMEGLENDGIIVRLPVVEILDHPGGESDVFPFLIRFVWDQQVTT
- the aroC gene encoding chorismate synthase, yielding MLRYLNAGESHGRGLMAVVEGVPSGLPVTAEGINVDLIRRQGGYGRGGRMRIEKDRIEFICGVRKGKTLGNPLGLLIWNKDWENWKDIMASEPGPPSTERVVTRPRPGHADLVGAIKYGHSDIRNVLEKASARETAIRVAIGGVAKSLLAEFGMRVVSYTMDIGGVAAPRPNDPLLAYEHAEQSEVRCHDPETAKKMVEQIRAAKHKGDSLGGIFEVVVTNVPIGLGTYAQWDRRLSARLAFAAMSIQAMKGVEIGMGFESARRFGSEVHDDIYFDKARGQFTRKSNNAGGLEGGITNGQPIVLRVAMKPIATLYTPKDSVDIETKEPFEATVERSDICTVPAAGVVGEAVIAYEMANALIEKFGGDTLDEMKRNFEAYQEYVRTF
- a CDS encoding LptA/OstA family protein — translated: MLILVFGPIVGRGEGPKTSTVITSNTMTASSEKNQAIFKGSVKMVQGELVVHSDVMIVYFKEKSASDLSSSTPSGAQSESGKEIGYIEAKGKVRIEKGESRATSQHALYYKAEEKVILTGSPVAWQAGTRISGPKMTMFLKENRSVVEGGTQVIIEESEKN
- the pilM gene encoding pilus assembly protein PilM → MNKIWGGIVERVRGFSWKSQNVTGVDVGSRVLKAVTLQPGHTSPILKGIVLESLPYTLNPNPQTDLEDDRRLVQFLRRQLSPFPRAVGITISSPHVLLKRLTLPYMSEKDLREHLALELDRYIPLDVQGAVWDVYRHKDSEVLGNEQNQTVLVVAKKEFIEARMQQFEGQGMHVRFVDVDAFSLVNMVAYNYGREETWMIIHLGPTGILSVMMEEGRLVHMHQVSYEVEWYGDLLDGVQAAVASAGDGFKLGASETLLLEQFFNEIIKQVIESIKYASEGTDMGMVQGVFLSGGYSMLEGLQSRLADSLHVSVTLVNPFKKITVPQEMQQDSRFQKALPLFGVAVGAALRGAIPHD
- a CDS encoding GAF domain-containing protein; the protein is MAPIRPSTMEDLKHLVRERTREVQILHRISESISSTLELETVLKQIVEVVVEVTKGDACLLYLISETTDELILRASKNPHPRLIGRISIGLGEGITGWVAREKIPVVIPRNASDDARFKFFHRLPEDRYQAFVSVPITSKGKMVGVINVQHKRSKRYAEETLALLLTIANQVGGAIANARLYDDMRQKARRLETLSQVSETVASNRLIEDVLQLIVTMTAQLMNSKICSIMLVDQDSGELRIAATQSLSDAYRRKPPLKVGQSMSGRAVQDHHPVYVPDVKAEDGYFYRDLAKQEGLHSLLSIPMLMKENPIGVINVYTSSYHAFSDEEVTTLQAIANQSAVAIEHTRLMEKSFEMQEALEVRKLVERAKGFLMASRGLSEPEAFRLMQRQSMNLRKSMREIADAIILAEELQRATQ